From Crateriforma spongiae, a single genomic window includes:
- a CDS encoding heavy metal translocating P-type ATPase, whose product MSDTNNMQLKIHGMDCAEEVSLIKRELVPLLGGDERLGFDLLSGRLTVDLDGVDVTSGDVLAAIERTGLKAETWENAQQSSDDQSFWVKHQRAIMTAISGVFGGIGLVIHLLSGGFDGAVATPAIVCYLIGILAGLYLVLPKAWRALVTLRPDMNLLMSVAVIGAIAIGEWFEGAAVAFLFSLSLLLESWSIGRARRAIASLMDLTPPVAHLRHESGEVRDVVPAEVPVGSTLIIRPGEKIPLDGEVTVGISDVNQAPITGESVPVEKQVGSEVFAGTINGDGLLEMRSTKAAEDTTLARIIQMVGDAGSKRAPSEKWVEKFAAVYTPVVMAVALLMLLIPTLLLGQPWSVWIYRSLVLLVIACPCALVISTPVSVVASLAAAARNGVLVKGGVFIELPGKLVAIAMDKTGTLTKGAPEVIDVVPMNDHDEEELLTRGGALELNSNHPLARAIVDETKKRGMTMPPAESFETIQGKGATGVINGKSYWLGSHRYLEQRGQETPEVHQQLEAMQEAGRTVVVIGNDQHVCGFITLADAIRDETREAIKTLHQVGIKQIVMLTGDNEGTAKAIGKESGIDEVHAELLPEDKVAAVEQLVSRYEHVAMIGDGVNDAPALARASLGLAMGAAGSDAAIETADIALMSDDLSKLPWLIEHSRRTLSIIRQNIWFSLAIKALFVVLTLAGVASLWAAIAADMGASLLVIANGLRLLRC is encoded by the coding sequence ATGAGTGATACAAACAACATGCAACTTAAAATTCACGGCATGGATTGTGCCGAAGAAGTATCGTTGATCAAACGCGAACTGGTGCCGCTGCTCGGTGGCGATGAGCGTTTGGGTTTCGACTTGCTAAGTGGTCGACTAACCGTCGACCTCGATGGCGTTGACGTTACTTCCGGTGACGTGTTGGCGGCGATCGAGCGAACCGGGTTGAAAGCTGAAACGTGGGAGAACGCACAACAGTCCTCCGACGACCAATCGTTCTGGGTCAAGCATCAGCGGGCGATCATGACCGCGATTAGCGGTGTGTTCGGCGGGATCGGGCTGGTGATTCATTTGCTCTCAGGCGGATTCGACGGGGCCGTCGCAACGCCCGCGATCGTTTGCTACCTGATCGGAATTTTGGCCGGGCTGTATTTGGTGCTACCGAAAGCTTGGCGAGCACTGGTCACCTTGCGGCCTGACATGAATTTGCTGATGTCGGTCGCGGTGATCGGGGCGATCGCGATCGGCGAATGGTTTGAGGGAGCGGCGGTCGCATTCCTGTTTTCGCTGTCGTTGTTGCTGGAATCATGGAGCATCGGTCGGGCTAGACGGGCGATCGCTTCGCTCATGGACCTGACGCCGCCGGTCGCTCACCTGCGACACGAATCTGGAGAAGTCCGCGACGTTGTTCCTGCCGAGGTGCCGGTTGGTTCGACCCTGATCATTCGACCGGGCGAGAAAATACCGCTCGATGGGGAAGTCACCGTGGGCATTAGCGACGTCAATCAGGCACCGATCACCGGCGAAAGCGTGCCAGTCGAAAAGCAGGTCGGTAGTGAGGTGTTCGCTGGAACGATTAACGGCGACGGCTTGCTGGAAATGCGAAGCACCAAAGCCGCTGAAGACACGACGTTGGCCCGCATTATTCAGATGGTCGGCGACGCCGGATCGAAGCGTGCTCCGTCAGAAAAGTGGGTAGAGAAGTTTGCCGCGGTCTACACACCGGTGGTGATGGCGGTCGCGTTGTTGATGCTTTTAATTCCGACTTTGCTGCTCGGACAACCATGGTCGGTTTGGATCTATCGGTCGCTGGTGTTGCTGGTCATCGCCTGCCCATGTGCATTGGTCATTTCTACACCGGTGTCGGTCGTCGCATCGCTGGCCGCCGCTGCACGCAATGGCGTGTTGGTTAAAGGCGGCGTGTTCATCGAGCTACCTGGTAAGCTGGTCGCGATCGCGATGGATAAGACCGGGACGCTAACCAAGGGTGCCCCCGAAGTCATCGACGTCGTTCCGATGAACGACCACGACGAAGAAGAATTGCTAACGCGCGGCGGAGCCTTGGAACTCAATAGCAACCATCCGCTCGCACGAGCCATCGTTGATGAAACCAAGAAACGTGGCATGACGATGCCGCCAGCCGAATCGTTCGAAACGATTCAAGGCAAGGGGGCGACCGGAGTCATTAATGGTAAAAGCTACTGGCTCGGTTCGCATCGCTATTTGGAACAACGCGGTCAGGAAACCCCGGAGGTTCACCAGCAACTCGAAGCGATGCAGGAGGCCGGGCGAACCGTCGTCGTGATCGGCAATGACCAGCACGTTTGCGGCTTCATTACGCTGGCCGATGCCATCCGTGACGAGACTCGAGAGGCAATCAAGACTTTGCACCAAGTCGGCATCAAGCAAATCGTGATGCTGACCGGCGACAACGAAGGCACCGCCAAAGCGATCGGCAAGGAGTCCGGTATCGACGAAGTCCACGCGGAGTTGTTGCCTGAAGACAAAGTCGCGGCGGTCGAACAACTCGTTTCACGTTACGAGCATGTCGCGATGATAGGCGATGGCGTGAATGACGCACCCGCCCTAGCCCGGGCTTCATTGGGACTTGCGATGGGAGCGGCGGGAAGCGACGCCGCGATTGAAACAGCAGACATCGCCCTCATGTCCGACGACCTGTCGAAACTACCTTGGCTGATCGAGCACTCGCGACGAACGTTGTCCATCATTCGCCAGAACATTTGGTTTTCACTGGCAATCAAAGCATTGTTCGTCGTGCTGACCTTGGCGGGAGTGGCATCACTGTGGGCCGCCATCGCGGCCGATATGGGCGCTTCCCTACTGGTGATCGCCAATGGTCTGAGGCTGCTCCGCTGCTGA
- a CDS encoding cation diffusion facilitator family transporter: MSEERAKLIRRGRNVEIASLIYNITEVTISLTAGFMTGSSALISWGVDSIVEANSAAFMIWQLNGEAKGINERDKRKRKKIALGVLSGAFTIAVLFICYEAISKFISQETASMSWWGIGILLVSLVVNPMLAWGKYRYGKKTDSATLKYDAIDTMICEYQTIVVLIGVGLVQWQGWWWADPVAALLIVPYVAWEAYESGRDAWQVQIDEEDNDE, encoded by the coding sequence ATGAGCGAGGAACGAGCAAAATTGATACGCCGGGGTCGCAATGTCGAAATTGCCAGCCTGATCTACAACATCACCGAAGTGACCATTTCGCTAACGGCCGGATTCATGACGGGCAGTTCGGCGCTGATCAGTTGGGGCGTCGATAGCATCGTCGAAGCGAACTCCGCCGCGTTCATGATCTGGCAATTGAACGGCGAAGCCAAAGGTATCAACGAGCGAGACAAGCGGAAGAGAAAGAAGATCGCGTTAGGGGTTCTCTCGGGTGCCTTTACGATTGCTGTCTTATTCATCTGTTACGAGGCGATCAGCAAGTTCATCAGCCAAGAAACTGCGTCGATGTCGTGGTGGGGCATTGGCATCTTGCTGGTGTCGTTGGTCGTCAACCCGATGCTGGCATGGGGCAAGTATCGCTACGGCAAGAAGACCGATTCGGCGACTCTGAAATACGACGCCATTGACACGATGATCTGCGAGTACCAAACCATTGTCGTGCTGATCGGCGTCGGTCTGGTGCAGTGGCAAGGTTGGTGGTGGGCCGATCCGGTGGCTGCACTGTTGATCGTTCCCTATGTGGCTTGGGAAGCCTACGAGTCTGGACGCGACGCATGGCAAGTTCAAATCGACGAGGAAGACAACGATGAGTGA
- a CDS encoding cytochrome P450, translating to MSKLPVETRLDSTLALARNPYRFVSSRCEKFNTDAFETRLLLQKVICIRGEEAAKAFYDTSRFTRVGVAPPRIAKTLFGRGGVQGMDGKAHRHRKMMFMSLLTEDKIGGLTRLARDIWNRRILQWSRMDQVVLYRQAQEVLTEAVCQWAGVPLDPADVDRRTSELAALFDYAGSIGPNHWWARIARKRNEAWLRGIIEQIRAGTYQPLEDTAAFIVANHRDLDGNLLDAQIAAVELNNILRPTVAVSAYIVQCAHALNEHPVIREQLRDGSPDDLHCFVQEVRRYYPFFPFAGAKVKESFEWHGYHFPSGRKVLLDLYGTNHDPRPWNQPESFRPSRFREWDGNPFTLIPQGGGDHYQNHRCPGEWIAIEQMKAATDVLVNRCSYEIPEQDLQIAIDRLPAIPADHFAMTNIQLLREVR from the coding sequence ATGAGCAAGCTGCCTGTAGAAACAAGACTCGATAGCACACTTGCGCTCGCACGCAATCCGTACCGTTTTGTTTCGTCACGATGCGAGAAGTTCAACACCGACGCATTTGAAACTCGGCTGTTGCTGCAAAAGGTCATTTGCATACGAGGCGAGGAAGCCGCCAAGGCGTTTTACGACACCTCGCGTTTCACCCGCGTCGGTGTCGCTCCGCCGCGAATCGCCAAGACTTTGTTCGGACGCGGCGGGGTACAGGGCATGGACGGCAAGGCCCATCGTCATCGCAAGATGATGTTCATGTCGTTGCTGACCGAAGACAAAATTGGCGGACTGACGAGGCTTGCTCGTGACATTTGGAACCGTCGAATTCTGCAATGGTCACGCATGGATCAGGTCGTGCTTTACCGACAGGCTCAGGAAGTTCTCACCGAAGCGGTTTGTCAGTGGGCAGGCGTGCCGCTCGATCCCGCCGATGTGGATCGCAGGACCAGCGAGCTGGCGGCGCTTTTTGACTATGCAGGCAGTATTGGTCCAAACCATTGGTGGGCAAGGATCGCACGCAAACGCAACGAGGCTTGGCTGCGTGGAATCATCGAACAAATTCGTGCTGGAACCTATCAACCCCTCGAAGACACCGCCGCATTCATCGTCGCCAACCATCGCGATCTCGATGGAAACTTGCTCGACGCTCAAATCGCTGCGGTCGAGCTAAACAACATTTTGCGTCCAACGGTCGCCGTGTCGGCTTACATCGTTCAGTGTGCGCACGCCTTGAACGAGCATCCTGTGATTCGCGAACAACTTCGCGATGGCTCCCCGGATGATTTGCATTGCTTTGTGCAGGAGGTCCGGCGTTACTATCCATTCTTTCCGTTTGCCGGAGCAAAGGTGAAAGAATCATTCGAGTGGCACGGTTACCACTTTCCGAGCGGTCGGAAGGTGCTGCTGGACCTATACGGCACCAACCATGATCCACGTCCTTGGAACCAGCCAGAATCGTTCAGACCATCCCGTTTTCGCGAATGGGACGGGAATCCATTCACCTTGATACCTCAAGGCGGCGGCGATCACTACCAGAACCACCGCTGCCCCGGCGAATGGATCGCGATCGAGCAAATGAAAGCGGCCACCGACGTGCTCGTCAACCGATGCAGCTACGAGATCCCGGAACAGGATTTGCAAATTGCGATTGATCGACTTCCCGCCATTCCCGCTGACCACTTTGCCATGACGAACATTCAACTGCTAAGAGAAGTGCGATGA
- a CDS encoding thioredoxin family protein — translation MTDDSFQAEVLESELPVLVDMWAPWCQPCIAMKPTIQRLASELSGDVKVAELNIEENPFIQQKYDIDKYPMLLIFVDGIEVQRLVGSETHEQLLDALSNHVAVEKQR, via the coding sequence TTGACGGATGATTCGTTTCAAGCTGAAGTCCTTGAAAGCGAACTCCCGGTGTTGGTCGATATGTGGGCACCGTGGTGCCAGCCCTGCATCGCGATGAAGCCGACGATACAGCGACTTGCATCGGAGTTGTCCGGAGATGTGAAAGTGGCCGAATTGAACATTGAAGAGAACCCGTTCATTCAACAAAAGTATGACATTGACAAGTATCCGATGCTATTGATTTTCGTCGATGGCATCGAGGTGCAAAGACTTGTGGGAAGCGAAACCCACGAGCAACTACTCGACGCGCTATCAAATCATGTAGCCGTGGAGAAACAACGATGA
- a CDS encoding heavy-metal-associated domain-containing protein, which translates to MYRTSLCLALTFAFAVCMTAQSRVANAAGASTTKTTITLKVLTCENCAKKVAAKLNEVPGVESVKTDVKSKTATVVPKSNATPSPLKLWKAIEKAGKEPVKLVGPSGTFTSKPKQ; encoded by the coding sequence ATGTACCGCACCTCCCTCTGCCTTGCCCTGACGTTCGCCTTTGCCGTTTGCATGACCGCCCAAAGCCGAGTGGCCAATGCCGCTGGTGCTTCGACGACCAAAACCACCATCACCTTGAAGGTTCTCACCTGCGAGAACTGCGCCAAGAAGGTGGCGGCCAAGTTGAACGAAGTTCCCGGCGTCGAAAGCGTCAAGACGGACGTCAAATCCAAGACCGCGACCGTCGTTCCCAAAAGCAACGCGACCCCGTCGCCGTTGAAACTTTGGAAAGCGATCGAGAAGGCCGGTAAGGAACCAGTGAAGCTCGTCGGGCCGAGCGGAACGTTCACGTCCAAACCGAAGCAATAG
- a CDS encoding RND transporter, producing MNWMMNGRGLMFGLLVTAAIGLAGCNSDDVATEPGVAEPVAATNVDHSHGGWWCVEHGVPEEECPRCDKTLVSEFKEAGDWCDEHERPESQCFICSPKRAEKFVARYEAKTGHQPPEPTE from the coding sequence ATGAATTGGATGATGAATGGACGCGGCCTGATGTTTGGTTTGCTGGTAACAGCGGCGATCGGACTGGCAGGATGCAATAGCGACGACGTTGCTACCGAACCGGGCGTGGCGGAACCCGTCGCGGCCACAAACGTGGACCACAGCCACGGTGGTTGGTGGTGCGTCGAACACGGCGTGCCCGAGGAGGAATGTCCCCGATGCGACAAAACGCTGGTGTCCGAGTTCAAGGAAGCGGGCGATTGGTGCGACGAGCACGAGCGTCCCGAGTCGCAGTGTTTCATTTGCAGCCCCAAACGCGCCGAAAAGTTTGTCGCACGTTACGAAGCGAAGACCGGTCACCAACCGCCCGAACCGACCGAGTAA
- a CDS encoding efflux RND transporter permease subunit has product MLNWLIDFSLKHRGMVIVTALLFAVVGGFSLQQLDIDAFPDTTPVQIQINTVAPSLASEEIERQITFPVEQAISGLPGLHELRSISKFGLSQVVVIFDDDIDIYFARQLINERLSTVELPDGIGRPQMGPVSTGLGEVFHYVVVNDGVDLSQVSREQRVKQLTELRTIHDWVIKPQLRSVRGVAEVNSWGGYEKQYQVRIDPDLLLKYGLTFEQVSEAIQENNENVGGGTVTDGSEMLLVHGVGRTVNIAQIEEVIVTAKDGVPVRVRDVAEVQIGHEIRRGAVTANGRGEAVLGLGFMLMGENSDEVTWALKEKLEQIKETLPAGVTIQTVYDRTELIDHVIHTVQKNLFEGGLLVIAILFIFLGNLRAGLIVALAIPLSMLFAFSGMLKFGIAASLLSLGAIDFGLVVDSSVVMIENCVRHLAHNRDGKSRLEIIRDAAIEVRKPTMFGELIIMIVYLPILTLEGIEGKLFRPMALTVIMALAGSMILSLTLMPVLASIFLPKNIKETEPWLIRVLKWLYAPVLRFTMHHKAFVIGSAVLLLVSVFTLVAPNLGSEFVPRLSEGAITLNVVRLAGTPLEESMRYNTRMEQVLLEKFPDEVNQVWSRIGTAEVATDPMGTELTDLFITLHPREQWTRAETQEELTTLVQRELRDLPGPRLALSQPIEMRMNEMISGVRSDVAAILYGDDLDLMNEKAIEIERALNSIAGASDVKIEQISGQPVLQIQVKQDQIARYGIPASTVMNIVRSLGSNHVGEVYEGQLRFPLVIRLPEEARSDPEAIGEILVATPSGQRIPLSRLASIERVEGFNTIKRDWYQRRITIEANVRGRDLGSFVAEAQQVVDAKVQLPAGRYRIEWGGQFENLERAQTRLMIVVPIALLLILALLYTTYRNWIDSFRVFTGVPFAWIGGVLALWIRDMPFSISAAVGFIALSGVAVLDDMLLVSTIRQLRRRGRSLDEAVEEAAMTRLRPILMTTLVASLGFVPMAFSTGMGAEVQRPLATVVIGGVCSAMIMSLLVLRVLYVVFNMPTESHDDDGGDDDGHCLEPEEPTDPEAGLEFDASQERESQRWSEPTTVTP; this is encoded by the coding sequence ATGCTTAATTGGCTCATTGATTTTTCGCTCAAGCACCGCGGAATGGTGATTGTGACGGCGTTGTTGTTTGCGGTTGTCGGCGGTTTCTCGCTGCAACAACTCGACATTGACGCATTTCCCGATACGACTCCGGTACAGATTCAAATCAACACGGTTGCGCCGTCACTGGCCTCCGAAGAGATTGAACGCCAAATCACCTTTCCCGTCGAGCAAGCCATTAGCGGTTTGCCGGGACTGCACGAACTGCGCTCGATTTCCAAGTTCGGGTTGTCGCAAGTCGTGGTCATCTTTGACGATGACATCGACATCTACTTCGCTCGGCAATTGATCAACGAAAGGCTTTCCACAGTCGAATTACCCGACGGAATTGGGCGGCCCCAAATGGGGCCTGTATCGACTGGGCTGGGTGAGGTCTTTCACTACGTCGTGGTCAATGACGGTGTTGATCTTTCGCAGGTGTCGCGAGAGCAACGCGTCAAGCAATTGACCGAACTCCGCACGATTCATGACTGGGTCATCAAGCCTCAGCTTCGTTCGGTGCGTGGCGTGGCGGAAGTCAACAGTTGGGGCGGATATGAAAAACAGTATCAGGTGCGGATCGACCCGGACCTACTGCTCAAATACGGACTGACGTTCGAGCAAGTCAGCGAGGCAATTCAGGAGAACAACGAAAACGTCGGCGGCGGTACGGTGACCGATGGCAGTGAGATGCTGTTGGTCCACGGTGTTGGTCGGACGGTGAACATTGCACAAATCGAAGAAGTCATCGTCACGGCCAAAGACGGTGTGCCGGTTCGTGTTCGCGACGTGGCCGAGGTACAGATCGGTCACGAGATTCGTCGTGGTGCGGTCACGGCCAACGGTCGAGGCGAAGCCGTGCTGGGTCTCGGTTTCATGCTGATGGGCGAGAACAGTGACGAGGTCACATGGGCACTGAAGGAAAAGCTCGAACAGATTAAGGAAACCCTGCCTGCCGGTGTAACGATTCAAACGGTCTACGATCGGACGGAACTGATCGACCACGTCATCCATACCGTGCAGAAAAACTTGTTTGAGGGCGGCCTGCTGGTCATCGCCATCCTGTTCATTTTTCTTGGCAATTTGCGAGCCGGGTTGATCGTGGCTTTGGCGATTCCGTTGTCGATGCTGTTCGCGTTCTCGGGAATGTTGAAGTTTGGCATCGCCGCGAGTTTGCTCAGTCTCGGTGCGATCGACTTTGGATTGGTTGTCGATAGCAGTGTCGTGATGATCGAGAACTGCGTGCGGCATTTAGCACACAACCGGGACGGTAAGAGCCGCTTGGAGATTATTCGCGATGCAGCCATTGAAGTTCGCAAGCCGACGATGTTTGGCGAACTGATCATCATGATCGTCTATTTGCCGATCCTGACCCTGGAAGGCATCGAAGGAAAACTGTTTAGGCCGATGGCGTTGACCGTCATCATGGCACTCGCCGGTTCGATGATTCTTTCGCTGACGTTGATGCCCGTTTTGGCGAGCATCTTTTTGCCCAAAAACATCAAGGAAACGGAACCTTGGTTGATCCGCGTTCTGAAATGGCTGTACGCCCCGGTGCTGCGGTTCACCATGCATCACAAGGCGTTCGTGATTGGTTCGGCCGTGCTGTTGTTGGTCAGCGTTTTCACCCTCGTCGCACCTAACCTCGGCAGCGAGTTCGTGCCTCGACTTTCCGAAGGAGCCATTACGCTCAATGTTGTGCGTTTGGCGGGCACGCCGCTTGAAGAATCCATGCGTTACAACACGCGGATGGAGCAGGTGCTACTGGAAAAGTTCCCTGACGAAGTCAACCAAGTTTGGAGCCGCATCGGGACCGCCGAAGTCGCCACCGATCCGATGGGGACTGAACTTACCGACCTGTTCATCACGCTGCATCCCCGCGAGCAATGGACGCGGGCGGAAACGCAAGAGGAACTGACGACTCTGGTGCAACGGGAGCTTCGCGATTTGCCGGGGCCGCGTTTGGCGTTGTCGCAACCGATTGAGATGCGAATGAACGAGATGATCTCGGGCGTTCGCTCGGACGTCGCGGCAATCCTGTACGGCGATGATCTCGATCTGATGAACGAGAAAGCAATCGAGATTGAACGGGCATTGAATTCGATTGCCGGGGCTTCGGACGTGAAGATCGAGCAGATATCAGGTCAGCCGGTTTTGCAAATTCAAGTCAAACAGGATCAGATCGCTCGCTACGGTATCCCCGCCAGCACGGTGATGAACATCGTCCGCTCCTTGGGAAGCAATCATGTCGGCGAAGTCTACGAAGGGCAACTGCGATTTCCGTTGGTGATTCGATTGCCAGAAGAAGCAAGGTCTGACCCGGAAGCCATCGGTGAAATTTTGGTCGCGACGCCGTCGGGCCAACGCATTCCGCTTTCGCGTCTGGCCTCGATCGAGCGTGTGGAAGGTTTCAACACGATCAAACGCGACTGGTATCAACGTCGCATCACGATCGAGGCGAATGTGCGTGGCCGCGACCTTGGCAGTTTCGTCGCCGAGGCACAGCAAGTCGTCGATGCCAAGGTTCAATTGCCCGCCGGTCGCTATCGCATCGAGTGGGGTGGGCAGTTTGAAAACCTCGAGCGAGCACAGACGCGGTTGATGATCGTCGTGCCGATCGCGCTGCTGTTGATCTTGGCATTGCTCTACACAACGTACCGCAACTGGATCGACTCGTTTCGTGTGTTCACGGGCGTTCCCTTCGCATGGATCGGCGGCGTGCTGGCGTTGTGGATTCGCGACATGCCGTTTTCGATTTCGGCCGCTGTTGGCTTCATCGCCTTGTCCGGCGTTGCGGTGCTCGATGACATGCTGCTGGTTTCAACGATCCGACAACTGCGACGGCGTGGGCGTTCGCTGGATGAAGCCGTCGAGGAAGCGGCAATGACAAGATTGCGTCCGATCCTGATGACCACGTTGGTGGCCAGCCTCGGCTTTGTGCCGATGGCCTTCAGCACGGGCATGGGAGCGGAAGTGCAACGACCGCTGGCGACGGTCGTGATCGGTGGCGTTTGCAGCGCCATGATCATGAGCCTGCTTGTACTTCGTGTGCTTTACGTGGTCTTCAACATGCCCACCGAGAGCCACGATGACGATGGAGGAGACGATGACGGTCATTGTCTTGAGCCGGAAGAACCGACCGACCCGGAGGCCGGACTGGAGTTTGATGCTTCGCAAGAGCGAGAGTCACAACGTTGGTCCGAACCGACGACGGTCACCCCCTAG